From Lagenorhynchus albirostris chromosome 15, mLagAlb1.1, whole genome shotgun sequence, one genomic window encodes:
- the LOC132506234 gene encoding uncharacterized protein LOC132506234 — protein MRSRRRDAQRLRPEKCRGRRGRSPLGHSDAPPPRLRPGAWGWRLPAGSGCEDSSSWANVLGCHGEVLRARASPQGRLETLERWCREELPAAIEKHVTRDELEQLLAWKLARGHFRPRLQQLLTTNSPELVVQRSAAAFCLLPDVNAAVTELCALRGVGPAITSLLAARALEVAAFMSEEAVAAVPGLPALQYTLKHYLLYLGRVQEGATALSQRAISGLWTPHRVETALWIWAVGQKLCPDLLPDLGPSLATLEDTRPAKNHRTQAY, from the exons ATGCGCTCGCGGCGACGCGACGCGCAGCGTCTGAGGCCTGAGAAGTGCCGAGGTCGTCGGGGCAGGAGCCCGCTCGGGCACTCCGACGCCCCGCCCCCGAGGCTCCGCCCAGGCGCGTGGGGATGGCGACTGCCCGCGGGGTCGGGCTGTGAGGACTCGAGCAGCTGGGCCAACGTCCTGGGGTGCCACGGGGAAGTGCTGCGGGCGCGCGCGAGCCCCCAGGGGCGGCTGGAAACCCTGGAGCGATG GTGTCGAGAGGAGTTGCCCGCAGCCATCGAGAAGCACGTGACACGCGACGAGCTGGAGCAGTTGCTGGCGTGGAAACTGG CGAGGGGCCACTTTCGGCCGCGCCTGCAGCAGCTCTTGACCACCAACTCCCCGGAGCTGGTGGTGCAGCGCTCGGCCGCCGCTTTCTGTCTCCTGCCAGACGTGAACGCAGCGGTCACGGAATTGTGCGCCCTCCGGGGCGTGGGCCCGGCTATCACCTCGC TCCTGGCTGCCAGAGCTCTCGAGGTAGCAGCCTTCATGTCTGAAGAGGCAGTGGCCGCAGTGCCCGGTCTGCCAGCCTTGCAGTACACCCTGAAGCACTACCTGCTCTACCTGGGCCGGGTGCAGGAGGGTGCCACAGCACTGAGCCAACGTGCAATCT CAGG GCTGTGGACTCCTCACCGTGTGGAGACAGCACTGTGGATCTGGGCTGTAGGGCAGAAGCTGTGCCCTGACCTGCTGCCTGACCTCGGTCCCAGCCTGGCCACCCTTGAGGACACCAGGCCAGCCAAGAACCACAGGACCCAGGCCTACTGA